CTCAGCCGATATAACGGTACGGAGTCGCTCAGCCGGTATAACTGTACGGAGTCGCTCAGCCGGTATAACTGTACGGAGTCGCTCAGCCGGTAAAATGGTACGGAGTCGCTCAGCCGGTATAACTGTACGGAGTCGCTCAGCCGGTATAACTGTACGGAGTCGCTCAGCCGGTATAACTGTACGGAGTCGCACAGCCGGTAAAATGGTACGGAGTCGCTCAGCCGGTAAAATGGTACGGAGGGTTCCAGCCCAGAGTCATTGGTTCCAGCAGACATGGATATGGATATTAGCCTTTCATGTTTCCCCACAAATACAGCTGATGGCATCAACCAGATCATTTTCATATTCTATTGATGTAAAATCGAAGATGCTGAGATTATACTAAACCATGCAGACCTACTAACTATTCTCCAGCAACATTATTTTGCTCAGTTTTATTGGTTTTATTCTCACGGCTGAATGTGATTGTATGATTTTCTCTCTGAGCTTAGAGGACTCTGGGCTGATAACAGAGATGCACAACCACAGACTAATCATCAGCCTTGGCTACACTACCTGTGTGGGAGGAAGCTGATATATAGAAAACTGTATTTATACCCTGGTGTGTCACAACCATTGACTTTCCCACAGTATGTGATCACTTCGTGTTATCTAAGATTTGAcactataaaatatattttcaagaGGTTTTATAAGCCATTTATAAGCCATTGAACTATTAGACAAGTAAAGGTGTTCTGTATGTATGTAGGGCCACAGCAACTCCTCATTTGTTTTAGCGAACAAATGGAACAGATCTCTCTGCAACATGGGAACAAagttctgactgtgtgtgtacatgtaattTGTGTGTGTACCTCCTCACATCCCCCCAATCTGTTTGGTTGCCAGGCGGCTTTGTTTAGTGCAGTGGCCGGGTGGCTGTGCTCCCCCTGGGCTCGGTGGGGCTGCCAGCAGTACAGGGCttggggaggaggaggtgcaTCTGCTCTGTAAGTGTGTACTGTGGTGCATCTGTGGCAACGCAGCTAGCATCTCATTACAGAGCCGGCTGCCAGCCTCATTCGGATCAGACAGCttggctgtcacacacacacacacacacacacacacacacacacacacacacacacacacacacacacacacacacacacacacacacacacacacacacacacacacacacacacacacacacacacacacacacacacacacacacacacacacacacacacacacacacacacaggatgcagGGACAGAGGGGGAAGTGGTGGGGATGCACAAGGACGTTTGTTTTCTAGGAAAATTATTAACAACAGATATAGACACTTAGAATCTTCAGAGTGGAAGGAGAAATGTATCTGGCTGGCAAATTAGGGTTGAAGTGAGCATATTTCCTCTGAAAGGATAGCCTGTCAGGAATCCAAATGTATCATTTCTCTCTTGGGAATAATAGACCAATATATTTTCTCTGTCTATTGCAGGTGGTAAAGGTTGCTGGGAGCAACATCTCCCACAAGTTGCGTCTGTCCAGCGTGAAGCCGTCTGACGAGGGCACGTACGAGTGCCGCGTGATCGACTTCAGCGACACCGATAGCAATGCTCGCCACCACAAGGTGAGGGCCTACCTGCAGGTGGAGCCAGAGAGCAACCATAACCCGGCGCTGCGCCACCATGGGGCCAACTTTCAAACCAAGGACACCAAGGTTCTGGCAGGCAGCAGCCACCAGCCGGAGCATGGCAAGCACTCGCCAGCAGCCCACCACAGCCACCACAAACCAACAGGCACTGGCAGGGAGCTGAGGAAGAGGTCTGCTGAGGATGACAGCGCTACTGACTGCACTGACAGCTGTCCTCTAAGCATCACAGCTCACCCATAACCTCCCTAATCTGCTCCGGCCTCAGCTCCAAGCTCCAACCTTGTCCTACACCCCAGATGGGCAAGTCCAGTCCTGGAGGACCACAGTGTGTAGAGACTTTTGATTCAACCACCCCAGCTGTAACATACATGATTCAACTAAAGTCTCTGTAAACACCGCTTCCCCTGTTGCGTACCCCTGCCCTCTGcccaacatacacacaccaaaTGGACATTGGTGccaccccagtcctataccttggcctctctcatctccccttacACTGCCCCAACTCAACAATGTCCCACCAAAAACACCTCAGCTCcactcccagtcccagccccctCTTTCTATATCACAACCCactagatcaggggtgtcaaagtcattCTTCCCCGGGGGGCCGCATTCCATTTTCAACGAGGTCCAGAGGGCAGCACTGAAAATTGGTTATATTTCCTCACCGTCAAAATTAGCTAAAAACAGTCCTCTATCCATAGTTTTGGGAATTTATGACACTCCCTGACTATCTAGCTTTTATTTCTGTGAATATCAGCGAGCTGGACCTAGTCAAGAAACTGTATGAATGTTGATCCATTATAATTTTTATACAGTTTtgatttggttttagtcattttaaagtatATTGACTTAAAGTATTTGCCCCCCTGTTTGGACCACCTCGCGGGCCGGATACGGAccatatgtttgacacccctaCTCTAGATGGTCCACACTCTATAGATTACTGTATAAAATGACAAAGTGAGCGCATGTTCAACATGTTTTCTTCTAATGTTTTTCAACCATCCATGAGGAGATACAGTTTTAAGTTGGACAGTTAACTTGTTGCTTTGTGAATTCATTTTGGTTTGTTAATATCTTAAGTTACTCTCCGTTTCTATGTTGCATTTGATTTAGCCAAAGTAAGATAGAGAATACTTGTTTATTTTTCAGAGCAGTTCATTTGCTGTCTCTCTATGGGCAACTTCATGGAGAAATATCATTTGGTCACTGAAGAGTTTCCTCTCAAGTATGATTTCCACTCAACCAGATCTAAACCAATGTTTATCAAATAAAACCTGTTTGTGGTGTTTTCTGCTTTCCCTACAGACTGAATGTGGCATTGTGAAAGACATGGATTAAAGGAACTGTTTCTAGCTCTTAACTTTGCTTTAATGTTTTGTATGAAATCAttataaaaaatgtatatttcaGAATTTCTTCTAGGTTGTTGGTCTCGCACTAAATGTATGCCTTTATCAAATTAAATAAATTGTACATGAACCTATTTACCTATTTATTGTGACTTGAATGCGAACTGTCTTCAGAGTAACTTcattatttaataataataataataatatatgccatttagcggacgcttttatccaaagcgacttacagtcatgtgtgcatacattctacgtatgggtggtcccgggaatcgaacccactaccctggcgttacaagcgccatgctctaccaactgagctacagaaggaccacagtaccTCTAGTATGTACGGGCTTGAGACGTTGATGATGGAAAATATGTTTGTATTACATTCATCATGAAAAGTCAGCATCTGACCTTGCAATTATTTATATGCTAACACACACTGATTTGTATGCTGCCATTGTAGAGACATTATTATTCAAAGCCAGAATACTCCATCACAGTCAACTCATAAGGCAGTCATACATTTCCTCTTGCCAGTCTCCTTCCTCACACCCATGCATCCTGAGTAATCAACAAATTGAGTCTTAAGAGTATGTAATCTCTGAACTGCTTTACTCTTAGGTGTGCCAAACAGTGCCTGCCTAATCAGTCAAGCTAGGCTGTCAGATGATTTGATGATTAACAGAATATGAACCATTGCTGCATGAAATTATCAAGCGTGGTTGGAGGGAAATCGCTTCACCCCGTCCCTGGCTGTGTCTGTATGGGCTGCCAGGCAGGGCCTCCATGGCTGATGAGTAATGGCGCTATTGTCAGCGTTGGCAGCTGGATAAATAGCAAAGTATGGTGGAGATGAAGCACTCCCTCGCCAACGCAAAGCACATGTGGCAACACTGTTCCTGTCTCCCCAGCATGCACATTCATTATGTCACGGAGAGGCTTCCAGACCCCTCAGTCTTAACAAGACCTGACAAACAAGCTAGGGCTCTAACCTACACTTCAACCCTCAGTGGACTTCAAGTTGTATTCAAAATCACGCTAGGACTTTCAATCAGGCGTTTGTGCAGCAAGTGGCGGATCTGTTTTGTGTGAATCAACGGGAGGTTTGTGTGGAATGACCATGATCCCTGGTTATCAAAGGAAAAATGGAACCAAGATGGGAAGCTGAAgccgttctgttaggtgacctaaactgggatatgcttaacaccccggccatcctacaatttaagctagatgccctcaatctcacacaaattatcaaggaacccaccaggtacaaccctaaatacGTAAACattggcaccctcatagatattatcttGACCAACTtgaatcaggatctcagcgatcactgcctcattgcctgcatccgttatgggtccgcggtcaaacgaccacccctcatcactgtgaaagggggtgacactctagacccaaactgttacagacatatatcaATCTTTccttgcctttctaaagtctttgaaagccaagttacattttgaatcccaccgtaccttctccgctgtgcaatccggtctCTGAGCTGGTCACaggtgtacctcagccacgctcaaggtacaaAACGATATAATCGCCATCGATaaaagggcctgttgtccggacctctggcagtctctatgggggtaccacagggttcaattctcaggccgactcttttctctgtatatattaatgatgtcgctcttgctgcagaTGATTGCTTGATCAACCTCTATGTagacgataccattctgtatacatcttgcccttctttggacactgtgttaacaaatcaccaaacgagcttcaatgccattaaacactccttctgtggcctccaactgctcttaaacgctagtaaaactaaacgCATACTCTTCaaacgatcgctgcccgcacccgcccgactagcatcactactctggacggttttgacttagaatatgtagacaactacaaatacctaggtgtctggctagactgtaaattctccttccataccccatattaagcatctccaatcagaaatttaatctagaatcggctgcctatttcacaacaaagcctccttcactcatgctgccaaacataccctcaaaaaactgaccatcctaccaatcctcgacatCGGCGATGTCCTTtagaaaatagcctccaacactctactcagcaaattggatgaagtccatcacagtgccatctgttttgtcaccaaagccccatatactacccaccactgcgacctgttaTGCTCTCGTCGggtggccctcgctacatattcgtcgccaaacccactggctccaggtcatctattcATCTTTGCTAGGttaagctccac
Above is a genomic segment from Oncorhynchus gorbuscha isolate QuinsamMale2020 ecotype Even-year linkage group LG10, OgorEven_v1.0, whole genome shotgun sequence containing:
- the LOC124045858 gene encoding V-set and transmembrane domain-containing protein 2-like protein, whose product is MGAFGVIVGTLHYMGLYIQLSASTRQGGHAEVENHISGNAVFTEVPHDITAQSGQDVEMACSFRGAGPSYSLEIQWWYIRNHRDWTEKQPWTSNQVVPQDEMSKDATKISVVKVAGSNISHKLRLSSVKPSDEGTYECRVIDFSDTDSNARHHKVRAYLQVEPESNHNPALRHHGANFQTKDTKVLAGSSHQPEHGKHSPAAHHSHHKPTGTGRELRKRSAEDDSATDCTDSCPLSITAHP